The Leptospira neocaledonica DNA window AAAAAATATAATCTCACTCTTAAAGGAAAAGGTTTTTTCCAAAATCTGAATTCTTTCAGATTTACATACATTCCTAGATCAACTTCAGTATAATTGTTCTCAGTCGGGATCCAATGGAATGCGTTGGATTGGACTGTTCCTTTTTTGTTGAATACCATGATATCCGAAACATATTCGGGATCATCGGGAAATTTCCCTTGATGAAAGCCTACCAGATCCAGTTTTTTTCTTTTGATATAATCCATTACTCTTCGTTTAGAACTGCCAAGCGGTAATTCGTCCAATACTTCTCTTCTTAATAGATAAGAAGAAGTTTCAAGATATGGTCTTTTTAGAATATATAAGAATATTGTAATGAATGTGAATAAAATTGCGGCCGATTTGATCGCGATTTTATGAGAAGGTTTTAATTTTTCTGCAAAAGTACCACGCAACTTGCGCCCAATCCTTCGGTTCTGCCTAAGGCTCCCATTTTTTCGGTAGTAGTCGCTTTCACTGAAATACAATCTTCGGGAAGTCCTAATAGATTAGAAAGTGAAGATTGTATCTTAATTCTATGAGGAGAAATTTTAGGTCTTTCTCCGATCAGAGTGCAGTCGATATTTACTATACTGAAACTTCTCTCTTTCGCAAGATCTAAAGTTTTTTGCAAAATCAATTTGGAATCCATGTTCTTGAGAGAAGTATCCGTATCCGGAAAATATTGCCCTATATCCCCGAGCCCCAAGGCCCCCAAAATCGCGTCAGCTAATGCATGTATTACGATATCTGCATCCGAATGGCCGATCAATGCATATTCTGAATCGATGATTGCTCCGCCCAGGATGAGTGGACGAGCCTCGTTAGTTTCCAGTCTATGGAAGTCTAGTCCTTGTCCTATTCTGTACATTAAGTTACTTGTAACTCACTTCCAGCATTCTTTGGACTGCCATTCTTCCTTTTTCTACGATTTCAGGATCCAACTTGATCTCGAATTGTTCGTATAGAAGTGCATCTTTAATTTTTTCTAATGTAATTCGTTTCATGTGTGGGCATGTTCTGCAAGAAGAAACAAATTGTCTGTCCGGGAACTCAGATCTGAGATTATCTCCCATAGAACATTCCGTAACCAAGAATACATCCTTCGCACCTGAATCGCGAATGTATTTGGACATTTGGGAAGTGGATCCTGCGAAATCGGAAACTTCTACCACGTCTGTGTTACATTCAGGGTGAGAGATGACTGTGACTCCAGGCCATTGTTTTCTGACGGAAAGTATATCCTCTGCGGTGTACATCTCATGCACCATACAACGCCCAGGAAAAGAGATGATCTTTTTGTTCGTTTGTTTTTGCACATTTCCCGCAAGGTATTCATCAGGAAGAAAGATAACCGTATCGCTATCCAAAGAATTTACGATCTGTACTGCGTTTGCAGAAGTACAACAAATATCAGTCTCTGCTTTAACTTCTGCAGTGCAGTTTACGTAAGTGACTACCGGGACTCCAGGATATTGGCTTTTTAGTTTTTTAACATCTTCTCTAGTGATACTTTCTGCGAGAGAACAACCTGCTTTTAGATCGGCGATGAGTACCTTCTTCTCCGGAGACATAAGCTTTGCAGTCTCCGCCATAAAATGAACTCCGTTAAAAAGTATAATGTCAGCATCCGTTTCTGCGGCGGCCTTACTTAGATAAAGTGAATCTCCAAGTATGTCAGAAACTCCGTGAAAAACATCCGGAGTCATATAATTATGTCCTAAAAGTACTGCGTTTTTTTCTTTTTTGAGACGGTTGATCTCCTGGATGAGAGGAAGTTTTTCCTCTATCTCATGTTCCATGTAAGTGGATTCCAGGGATTTTCGAATATCCTCTATGGTTTTCATGGGCTCCCCCGGCCAATTTAGGCGGTTCTATCTCTTTTTTAATTTCGACTCCTATACTTCGGAGTCTGGCAACCTAAATGTAAAATTGCCGAAAGAACTAGGTTTTGCAAGTGTTTATAATCCGTTTAGCGCCCAAAACATGAAGCGGATTCTGCCAACCTCGAGATTTTTGCGTCTTCTCGACCGTATCTTAAAATAAATTGACAGAAAAAGAAATCCCGGGACAAATACGAAGTTATTCCTAAAAATCATCCATAAAGGATTGGTATTAACCCAATGAAAAAAATTTCTGCTCTGCTCCTCGCGGGAGCTATGGCATTCTTGCTCTCTAATTGCGATGCAACAGTGGACGTCGAATACCCTGTTTTTCCTAAATCGAAAGAGGGACGCCAACTTCAAAAATTCCTAGGCTCTATCCGCAATGTGGGTTTAGCAGTCGAAAAACCCCAAAAAAGCCTTTGGGAAACCGTTTTCGGAGCAGGTTCCAGCTTTATCGATCAAATGCCTTCTAAAGTTTTTGAAGCTTTCGACAAAGAAACTTATTACAAGCTGATCGACCTGAGCAAAAGAGCTGACTCTATCAACGAGGCTTCTTTAACTCTTACCGGAATTACTAAAAGCCGTGTGAAACTCGGAAACCAATTAGGTGCTGAGGCTATTCTTCATATCGGTTATCAAAAACCATACACCGAGTGCGGAAGCGAGATGATGGTAGATTACGGCGCGGCTGCGTTGAAAGTTGGTGGAGCAATCGCTTCTATCGCAACTGGAAAACAAGTTGATACCGGAAACCAACCTATCAGCAAACAAACCGGTATCCGTTATATGCTTATTCCTCTAGATGCTACTTTGATCAAAGTAGAAACTGGAGAAGTTAAAAAGGCTGTAGTTTCTAACCCTGCAAAAGTTGATGCAGGAGTTGGTAACATGGATTGCCCTTCCGTTCTTGACTCTTTCGGAAAAGCTTTAGATGAAGCTGCTCTTTACATCAAAGACAGACTTTCTCCAAAAGTTAAAACCGAAGCTATCAAAGTATTCAAGAAAGACGAAGATCCTGAAGTTGCGGGATATCTTGACGACGGTTACCAAGAAATCACAGGAGAAACTCCTAGCTTCAAAAAAGCGAAAGAGAACTGGGACAAAGCTGATAAAAAAGCTGGTGGAAAGTCTTGGGGAGCGAAAGCAAACCTAGGAACTTACTATTTCCAAGCCGGAGACTTCGAAAAAGCTATTAAACTTTACGAAGAGGCGATGAAACTCAGTGGAGCTGACAAGAACTACGTGAGAGAACTTCGTAAACGTGTAGAAGCGGCTGCTGCCGTTGATGACACTGAAAAATAAGAAAGTTAAACTTTCTTTCGGTTTCGAGAAAAGCGGGCTAACGTCCGCTTTTCTTTTATGTAGCGTATTTTTCTTGTCAGATTGTAGCAGAACGAAACCGAATTTGGAAGAATGTTCGGATGCTCAGATCCATATTTCCAAACTGATCGCGAACGATGAAACGATGGAAAAAGGTGTACAAGCATTGATGTTAAGATCCGTGCTAAAACCTGAGACCAGTGAAGCCATCATCAGAAGTTGTGTGGAGAATAAAAGTTTACTCCAAGTACAATGTGAGCTCTCCAAGGAGAAGTTTGGCGATCTGCAGGAATGTAAAAAATTGGCTCCGAAAAGAGCAGAGACCGAAGGTTAAAGGTTTTTACTTTCTGTTTAACTTATTTAAGAGAATATTCTAACCAATAATATTGTTCCGGCATCTTTGAGATAAAATAAGGCCCCGATAGTATCGGGGCCAATTCAGTTCTTAAAATCTTGGCATTAAATTTACCGAAGGTTTCTGAAAAACTCCACCTGAAGGTGCCGTGTAAGTGGTAGATTGTAATTGTGTTCCGGTTTGCAAATTATACCGTCTCAGATATGCAGTGCTATTGGAGCCAGAATCGATGTAGGTTAGGAATACATCTGCATTGGTTCCAGTACTTACAATATCAATTTCTCGAAAGGTATTTGAGCTAGGGCTAAGTGGAAATGTGCTAGCAGTGTTATTCGGAAAAACCCCGCCTACAGATGTTACATATTGTATAGGAACAACGCCGACACCTCCTCGCGAAAAGGCGAGGATCGTTTCTCCATTCGATAGTGCGGCAAGCTGGGCAGAATCCGCGTATGCGCCATTATAATAGTAATTACTCGTATTCCAAGTAGAGCCATCGGTACTTGTTTGGATCGTAACACCTGGAAAAGTTATAGGAGCTGCATAAGAAAGCCAGATTTTTTCCGAAGCTGATCCAGCGCCCGTTACTACTGCCGACAAAGAATAATTATAAATTCCTGCTCCGCCATATCCACCTACATAAGTCCAATTTATACAATCGCTACTTTTATAAATATACTGGCTGCCTACGGAACTGGAACTACTCACGTAGTTTAGATAAAAATTCCCTTTAAAATAAACGAATCCAAAAGAAGAAAGTGTGGAAAAGGTAATATTACTCGCGGGTAAATCTGTTTTGACAAAATTTAGTGGAGCAATTTGACTCCGTGGAGCAGTACCAAAACGAATAATATTTCCTCTCGAGTATGCTATATAACTAAGCCCACGATCCGGTGCATTTGCGATCTTCACGGCTTGGACACTTGCATTATTATTATAATAAGGTATTGGGTTTGACGGCGGCGGATAAATGGACTGAGCTAAAATCTGTCCTGCGGCAGAAATTCCTCCATTACTAGTTCCTGTCTCAACTGAAAGAGCCAATTCCACCTGATTAATTTGAGTCATTATATCGGGTTCGATATTAATATAGTATTCCCCACTTCCCGCAGTACTATGATTTCCGTGAGTTGCAGGACACATACTTTGAGAAACATTAGGCCCAAAATGAAGAACT harbors:
- the ispF gene encoding 2-C-methyl-D-erythritol 2,4-cyclodiphosphate synthase, which codes for MYRIGQGLDFHRLETNEARPLILGGAIIDSEYALIGHSDADIVIHALADAILGALGLGDIGQYFPDTDTSLKNMDSKLILQKTLDLAKERSFSIVNIDCTLIGERPKISPHRIKIQSSLSNLLGLPEDCISVKATTTEKMGALGRTEGLGASCVVLLQKN
- the nadA gene encoding quinolinate synthase NadA, coding for MKTIEDIRKSLESTYMEHEIEEKLPLIQEINRLKKEKNAVLLGHNYMTPDVFHGVSDILGDSLYLSKAAAETDADIILFNGVHFMAETAKLMSPEKKVLIADLKAGCSLAESITREDVKKLKSQYPGVPVVTYVNCTAEVKAETDICCTSANAVQIVNSLDSDTVIFLPDEYLAGNVQKQTNKKIISFPGRCMVHEMYTAEDILSVRKQWPGVTVISHPECNTDVVEVSDFAGSTSQMSKYIRDSGAKDVFLVTECSMGDNLRSEFPDRQFVSSCRTCPHMKRITLEKIKDALLYEQFEIKLDPEIVEKGRMAVQRMLEVSYK
- a CDS encoding lipoprotein LipL41 produces the protein MKKISALLLAGAMAFLLSNCDATVDVEYPVFPKSKEGRQLQKFLGSIRNVGLAVEKPQKSLWETVFGAGSSFIDQMPSKVFEAFDKETYYKLIDLSKRADSINEASLTLTGITKSRVKLGNQLGAEAILHIGYQKPYTECGSEMMVDYGAAALKVGGAIASIATGKQVDTGNQPISKQTGIRYMLIPLDATLIKVETGEVKKAVVSNPAKVDAGVGNMDCPSVLDSFGKALDEAALYIKDRLSPKVKTEAIKVFKKDEDPEVAGYLDDGYQEITGETPSFKKAKENWDKADKKAGGKSWGAKANLGTYYFQAGDFEKAIKLYEEAMKLSGADKNYVRELRKRVEAAAAVDDTEK
- the lep gene encoding LipL41-expression chaperone Lep, with amino-acid sequence MTLKNKKVKLSFGFEKSGLTSAFLLCSVFFLSDCSRTKPNLEECSDAQIHISKLIANDETMEKGVQALMLRSVLKPETSEAIIRSCVENKSLLQVQCELSKEKFGDLQECKKLAPKRAETEG